Proteins from one Algicella marina genomic window:
- a CDS encoding sugar phosphate isomerase/epimerase family protein, with translation MTDFSYQLYSSRNFGPLADTLSMLSGMGYKEVEGYGALYKGLDDLGALKGLLAANGLRMPTAHFGLDMLEGDPARAVEIAKTLGIETVYCPHIGPDDRPDDAEGWKTFGMRLDRAGAMIRAEGLGFGWHNHAFEFEKQADGSVPMESILEGAPELEWEADIAWIVRGGGDPLAWIDREGDRITSVHMKDIAPAGEKADEDGWADVGQGVLDWQGLWAALKATPAKHFVMEHDNPSDDARFAKNALTAAQSY, from the coding sequence ATGACCGATTTTTCCTATCAACTCTACAGTTCGCGCAATTTCGGGCCATTGGCAGACACGCTGAGCATGCTGTCCGGTATGGGCTACAAGGAGGTCGAGGGGTATGGCGCGCTTTACAAGGGGCTGGATGACCTTGGGGCGCTGAAAGGGCTGCTGGCGGCCAATGGATTGCGAATGCCGACAGCGCATTTCGGGCTCGACATGCTGGAGGGCGATCCGGCGCGTGCGGTGGAAATCGCGAAAACGCTGGGAATCGAGACCGTCTATTGCCCGCATATCGGTCCGGATGACCGCCCGGACGACGCCGAGGGCTGGAAGACCTTCGGGATGCGGCTGGATCGGGCCGGCGCGATGATCCGGGCCGAGGGCCTGGGCTTTGGCTGGCACAACCATGCGTTCGAGTTCGAGAAACAGGCTGACGGCTCCGTACCGATGGAGAGCATTCTCGAAGGCGCACCGGAGCTGGAGTGGGAGGCGGACATCGCCTGGATCGTGCGCGGCGGCGGCGACCCGCTGGCGTGGATTGACCGGGAGGGAGACCGGATCACCTCTGTCCACATGAAGGATATCGCGCCGGCGGGCGAGAAGGCGGACGAGGACGGTTGGGCCGATGTCGGCCAGGGCGTGCTGGACTGGCAGGGGCTGTGGGCGGCGCTGAAGGCGACGCCGGCAAAGCATTTCGTAATGGAACATGACAATCCGTCGGACGACGCGCGTTTTGCCAAGAACGCCCTCACCGCCGCGCAATCCTACTGA
- a CDS encoding Gfo/Idh/MocA family protein, with protein sequence MVLGVGIIGCGNISAAYLRLAPLFRDIEVRAVADMVPAAAEARAAEFGVRADSVDDLLAADDVDIIVNLTIPDAHVEVTRTALRAGKHVYSEKPLALTLEDGRSLRDLAAEKGLQVCSAPDTFLGGAHQRARAVIDAGDVGRIVAGTAHVMSKGMEHWHPNPDFFFLPGAGPMLDIGPYYVTNLINLIGPVKRVGALTSMARTTRRILSEPRRGEDIPVKTPTNIHALLEFANGATVTVSTSWDVFAHRHANMELYGTEGAIFVPDPNFFGGDVEVADTEGAITLLEPDNHPFGVANQEGKDGGPDRANYRTAGLADMADAIATGRTPRCGIEVALHAVEVMTAVLKSGEEGRFVDIVSTCERPEALSPEAARALMK encoded by the coding sequence ATGGTTTTGGGAGTTGGCATAATCGGCTGCGGCAACATTTCGGCAGCATATCTGCGCCTTGCGCCGTTGTTTCGGGATATCGAGGTGCGGGCCGTGGCGGACATGGTGCCGGCGGCGGCGGAGGCTCGGGCGGCGGAATTCGGCGTGCGGGCGGACAGTGTGGACGACCTGCTGGCGGCGGATGATGTGGATATCATCGTCAACCTGACGATTCCGGACGCCCACGTGGAGGTGACGCGCACGGCCCTGCGGGCGGGCAAGCATGTCTACTCGGAAAAGCCGCTGGCGCTGACGCTGGAGGACGGGCGGAGCCTGCGCGACTTGGCCGCCGAGAAGGGGCTGCAGGTGTGTTCGGCCCCCGACACGTTCCTTGGTGGTGCGCATCAGAGGGCACGGGCGGTGATCGATGCCGGAGATGTCGGCCGGATCGTGGCCGGCACGGCGCATGTGATGAGCAAGGGGATGGAGCACTGGCATCCGAACCCGGATTTCTTCTTTCTGCCCGGTGCCGGGCCGATGCTGGATATCGGGCCCTATTACGTGACCAACCTGATCAACCTGATCGGCCCGGTGAAGCGGGTGGGGGCGCTGACGAGCATGGCCCGCACGACACGGCGCATCCTGAGCGAGCCACGCAGGGGCGAGGACATTCCGGTAAAGACGCCGACGAACATCCATGCGCTGCTGGAGTTCGCGAACGGCGCAACGGTGACGGTTTCGACAAGCTGGGACGTGTTCGCGCACCGACACGCGAACATGGAGCTGTACGGCACAGAAGGTGCGATCTTCGTGCCTGATCCCAACTTCTTTGGCGGCGATGTGGAGGTGGCCGATACGGAAGGTGCGATTACCCTGCTGGAGCCCGACAACCACCCGTTCGGGGTCGCCAACCAGGAGGGCAAGGACGGCGGCCCGGACCGGGCAAACTACCGCACGGCCGGGCTGGCAGACATGGCCGACGCGATCGCTACCGGGCGCACACCGCGCTGTGGCATAGAGGTGGCGCTGCATGCCGTGGAGGTGATGACGGCGGTGCTGAAATCCGGCGAGGAAGGGCGGTTCGTCGATATCGTCTCGACATGCGAACGGCCGGAAGCCCTGAGCCCGGAAGCGGCCCGGGCCCTGATGAAGTGA
- the mgrA gene encoding L-glyceraldehyde 3-phosphate reductase, producing MNYVPAEDRYENMIYRRCGRSGLQLPAISLGLWHNFGHDTPHQTKQAICRRAFDLGITHFDLANNYGPPPGSAEEAFGDILATDFRGYRDEMIISSKAGYMMYPGPYGEWGSRKYLLASCDASLKRMGLDYVDIFYSHRFDPDTPLEETMGALDQIVRSGRAIYAGISSYNSERTREAAAILKELGTPCVIHQPSYNMINRWVERDGLKDTLKELGIGSIAFTPLAQGMLTKKYLGGIPEDSRAAQGKSLKQNFLSEKAIENIRKLNEIAERRGQTLAQMAIAWVLRDGGITTALIGASRPSQVEDCVGAIGNLEFTGEELAEIDTYADEENINLWALSSETKEGAAER from the coding sequence ATGAATTACGTCCCGGCGGAAGACCGCTACGAGAACATGATCTACCGGCGGTGCGGCCGCTCCGGTCTGCAACTGCCTGCGATATCTCTGGGGTTGTGGCACAACTTCGGCCATGACACGCCGCACCAGACCAAGCAGGCGATCTGCCGGAGAGCGTTCGATCTTGGGATCACCCATTTCGATCTGGCCAACAACTACGGGCCGCCGCCGGGCAGCGCGGAAGAGGCTTTCGGCGATATCCTCGCGACCGATTTCCGCGGCTATCGCGACGAGATGATCATCTCCAGCAAGGCCGGGTACATGATGTATCCCGGCCCCTACGGCGAGTGGGGCAGCCGCAAGTATCTGCTGGCGAGTTGCGACGCCAGCCTGAAGCGCATGGGGCTGGACTACGTGGATATCTTCTATTCCCACAGGTTCGACCCGGACACGCCACTGGAGGAGACGATGGGCGCCCTCGACCAGATCGTGCGCTCTGGCCGCGCGATCTATGCCGGGATTTCCAGCTACAATTCGGAGCGGACGCGCGAGGCCGCGGCGATCCTGAAGGAGCTGGGCACGCCCTGCGTGATCCACCAGCCGAGCTACAACATGATCAACCGCTGGGTGGAGCGGGACGGGCTGAAGGACACGCTGAAGGAACTCGGAATCGGCTCCATCGCCTTCACGCCGCTGGCGCAGGGGATGCTGACGAAGAAGTACCTCGGCGGCATACCGGAGGACAGCCGGGCCGCGCAGGGCAAGAGCCTGAAGCAGAATTTCCTTTCGGAAAAGGCGATCGAGAACATCCGCAAGCTCAACGAGATCGCGGAGCGGCGCGGCCAGACTCTGGCGCAGATGGCGATTGCCTGGGTGCTGCGCGATGGCGGGATCACCACAGCGCTGATCGGGGCCTCGCGGCCAAGCCAGGTGGAGGATTGCGTGGGTGCCATCGGCAACCTCGAGTTCACCGGCGAAGAACTGGCCGAAATCGACACCTATGCCGACGAGGAGAACATCAATCTCTGGGCACTTTCTTCCGAGACGAAGGAAGGCGCTGCCGAGAGATGA
- a CDS encoding GNAT family N-acetyltransferase — translation MTLAVRPLNAETWNGFAELVEAHGGIWGGCWCLAFHFRGKAAQGIGDKRAKKEAMVRTGETHAALVFDGGECAGWAQYGCPAELPAIQNRKAYEEGLAALPDSRITCLFVGKAYRKRGVADLAVRGALEQIGEAGGGSVEAFPEETEGRKVSGAFLWGGTLGMYERLGFVRERKIGKHKWVVRRGVAAGERLT, via the coding sequence ATGACCCTCGCCGTGCGCCCGCTGAACGCCGAAACGTGGAACGGCTTTGCCGAACTGGTGGAGGCGCATGGCGGCATCTGGGGCGGGTGCTGGTGCCTCGCCTTCCATTTCCGCGGCAAGGCTGCGCAGGGGATCGGTGACAAGCGGGCGAAGAAGGAGGCGATGGTGCGGACAGGGGAGACCCATGCCGCGCTTGTCTTCGATGGCGGGGAGTGTGCCGGCTGGGCACAATACGGCTGCCCGGCGGAACTGCCCGCGATCCAGAACCGGAAAGCCTACGAGGAGGGGCTGGCGGCGCTGCCGGACTCGCGGATCACCTGCCTATTCGTCGGCAAGGCCTACCGAAAGCGGGGTGTTGCCGACCTTGCCGTGCGCGGCGCTTTGGAACAGATCGGCGAGGCCGGCGGCGGCAGCGTGGAGGCCTTTCCGGAGGAAACGGAGGGCCGCAAGGTTTCCGGCGCGTTCCTCTGGGGCGGGACGCTGGGCATGTATGAACGGCTGGGCTTTGTGCGCGAGCGCAAGATCGGCAAACACAAATGGGTGGTGCGCAGAGGCGTGGCTGCCGGGGAGAGACTGACATGA
- a CDS encoding glycoside hydrolase family 43 protein: protein MIRNPILPGFNPDPSICRVGDDYYIATSTFEWFPGVQIHHSRDLINWTLVRRPLERASQLDMRGNPDSGGIWAPCLSYADGLFWLVYTDVKRLDGSFKDTHNYIVTSPTIEGVWSDPVRVNSSGFDPSLYHAPDGRKWFVNMLWNHRQKGHPANARFDGIVAQEYDAEAGALVGEVTNIFAGSYLGMSEAPHLFEKDGWTYLTVAEGGTGYGHAVTMARSRDVLGPYEMHPDVHLMTAKDAPDSPLQRVGHGQIVEGPEGRWYHTFLCGRPLPGRFCTLGRETGIEEVVWGEDGWPRLACGGMVPRLEVPVPGVEPAKPQADEKYYRFDSAKLPSDFQWLRTPEPERLFTLTGDALRLTGRESPGSWFELAFVARRQTELAYRAETEVTAEPPTYQQAAGLVTYYNKHKFHGLFLSVEPGMGRCLNIFSCPGDWREARLSYPMEPLAMPEGPLELAVEVDGAQQQFLAKLEGGWRDVGPVLDASILSDEAGRGEHGSFTGAFVGMMAFDTSGQGWQADFAHFSYSGRL, encoded by the coding sequence ATGATCCGCAACCCGATTCTGCCGGGGTTCAACCCCGACCCTTCGATCTGCCGGGTGGGCGACGACTATTACATTGCCACCTCCACCTTCGAGTGGTTTCCGGGTGTCCAGATCCATCATTCGCGCGACCTGATCAACTGGACGCTGGTGCGCCGGCCACTGGAGCGGGCGAGCCAGTTGGACATGCGCGGCAACCCGGACTCGGGTGGTATCTGGGCACCGTGCCTGAGTTATGCGGACGGGCTGTTCTGGCTCGTCTATACGGATGTGAAGCGGCTGGACGGAAGCTTCAAGGACACCCACAACTACATTGTCACCAGCCCGACGATCGAGGGGGTGTGGTCCGACCCGGTGCGGGTAAATTCGTCGGGCTTCGACCCGTCACTTTATCACGCGCCGGATGGGCGGAAGTGGTTCGTCAACATGCTGTGGAACCACCGGCAGAAGGGGCATCCGGCCAATGCGCGGTTCGACGGCATCGTCGCGCAGGAATACGACGCAGAGGCCGGGGCGCTGGTGGGAGAGGTGACCAACATATTTGCCGGGAGCTACCTGGGGATGTCGGAGGCTCCGCATCTGTTCGAGAAGGACGGCTGGACCTATCTGACGGTGGCCGAGGGCGGCACTGGCTATGGCCATGCAGTTACGATGGCGCGCAGCCGCGACGTGTTGGGCCCCTACGAAATGCACCCTGATGTGCACCTGATGACCGCCAAGGATGCGCCGGACAGCCCGTTGCAACGGGTGGGTCACGGACAGATCGTTGAGGGGCCGGAGGGGCGGTGGTATCACACCTTCCTGTGCGGCCGGCCGCTGCCGGGCCGGTTCTGCACCCTGGGCCGGGAAACCGGGATCGAGGAGGTCGTCTGGGGCGAGGACGGCTGGCCAAGGCTGGCCTGCGGCGGGATGGTGCCACGGCTGGAAGTGCCGGTCCCGGGGGTGGAGCCCGCAAAACCGCAGGCGGATGAGAAATACTACCGCTTTGATTCTGCGAAGTTGCCATCCGACTTCCAGTGGTTGCGAACACCGGAGCCGGAGCGGCTGTTCACGCTGACCGGTGACGCCCTGCGCCTGACCGGGCGGGAATCACCCGGAAGCTGGTTCGAGTTGGCTTTTGTGGCGCGACGGCAGACAGAACTGGCCTACAGGGCGGAAACCGAGGTGACGGCGGAGCCGCCGACGTATCAGCAGGCGGCGGGGCTGGTGACCTATTACAACAAGCACAAGTTTCACGGCCTTTTTCTGAGCGTCGAGCCGGGGATGGGACGGTGCCTTAACATCTTCTCCTGCCCCGGTGACTGGCGGGAGGCGCGGCTGAGCTATCCGATGGAGCCGCTGGCGATGCCGGAGGGTCCGCTGGAACTGGCAGTGGAGGTGGACGGCGCACAGCAGCAGTTCCTGGCGAAGCTCGAGGGCGGATGGCGAGACGTGGGACCGGTGCTGGATGCCAGCATCTTGTCTGACGAGGCGGGCAGGGGCGAGCATGGCTCCTTCACCGGCGCTTTCGTGGGGATGATGGCCTTTGATACCTCCGGCCAAGGCTGGCAGGCCGATTTCGCGCATTTCTCGTATTCGGGACGGCTCTAA
- the rpmB gene encoding 50S ribosomal protein L28, giving the protein MSRRCELTGKAPMTGNNVSHAKNRTRRRFLPNLNDVSLQSETLGRSFKFRIAASALRTVDHRGGLDAFLAKAKDTDLSPAALKVKRDIEKAQATA; this is encoded by the coding sequence ATGTCACGCCGCTGCGAACTCACAGGCAAAGCCCCGATGACGGGCAACAACGTGTCCCACGCCAAGAACCGCACCCGTCGCCGGTTCCTGCCGAACCTGAACGACGTCTCCCTCCAGAGCGAGACACTGGGCCGGAGCTTCAAGTTCCGCATCGCGGCCTCCGCCCTGCGCACCGTCGATCACCGTGGCGGCCTTGACGCATTCCTCGCGAAGGCGAAAGACACGGATCTCTCCCCCGCCGCGCTGAAGGTCAAGCGCGACATCGAGAAGGCACAGGCAACCGCCTGA
- the meaB gene encoding methylmalonyl Co-A mutase-associated GTPase MeaB yields MNSTPDIFREELVNGSRRALAKAITLVESTNQDHRAQADALLESLPTPAEPSLRLGLSGTPGVGKSTFIERFGLMLCEEGRRLAVLAVDPSSSRSGGSILGDKTRMEQLSRHPSAFIRPTPSASQLGGVARRTREVILLVEAAGFDTVIVETVGVGQSETLVAEMTDIFLLLLAPAGGDELQGVKRGIMEVADMILVNKADGDLIPTARRTTADYAGALRLLRHRPQDPEGFPKAAMLSAAEGSGMAEAWAEIVSLSDWRRQTGVLEETRARQTLSWFVEEIEAALALRVRQSRNTAGLRAELEADLLAGRTTPRAAAAALLDSLFAP; encoded by the coding sequence TTGAATTCCACTCCCGACATATTTCGTGAGGAACTGGTCAACGGTTCGCGCCGCGCGCTCGCCAAGGCCATTACCCTCGTGGAATCGACAAACCAAGACCACCGCGCTCAGGCCGATGCACTGCTGGAAAGTCTGCCCACCCCGGCGGAGCCCAGCCTGCGCCTCGGCCTCTCCGGCACCCCCGGCGTCGGCAAATCGACCTTTATAGAGCGTTTCGGCCTGATGCTCTGCGAAGAGGGCCGCCGTCTTGCCGTGCTGGCGGTGGATCCGTCCTCGTCCCGCTCCGGCGGCTCCATTCTCGGCGACAAGACCCGGATGGAGCAACTCAGCCGCCACCCGTCCGCCTTCATCCGCCCCACACCCTCCGCCAGTCAGCTCGGCGGCGTCGCCCGGCGCACGCGAGAGGTGATCCTGCTGGTGGAGGCCGCGGGCTTCGACACCGTCATCGTCGAGACGGTCGGCGTCGGCCAGTCGGAAACGCTGGTGGCGGAGATGACCGATATCTTCCTGCTGTTGCTCGCGCCCGCGGGCGGGGACGAGTTGCAGGGGGTGAAGCGCGGTATAATGGAAGTCGCTGACATGATCCTCGTCAACAAGGCCGACGGTGATCTCATTCCCACGGCCCGCCGCACCACCGCCGATTACGCCGGCGCCCTGCGCCTGCTGCGCCACCGGCCACAGGATCCGGAGGGTTTCCCGAAGGCGGCGATGCTTTCAGCCGCCGAAGGCAGCGGCATGGCCGAAGCATGGGCCGAAATCGTCAGCCTGTCCGACTGGCGGCGACAGACCGGCGTGCTGGAGGAAACCCGCGCCCGCCAGACCCTCAGCTGGTTCGTCGAGGAAATCGAGGCGGCGCTGGCGTTGCGCGTCCGGCAGAGCCGCAACACCGCCGGCCTGCGCGCGGAACTGGAGGCGGATCTCCTGGCCGGGCGCACCACACCCCGCGCCGCCGCCGCCGCCCTGCTGGACAGTCTTTTCGCCCCCTGA
- a CDS encoding DUF3108 domain-containing protein — protein MLKRILQAAALLAGLSAGIAHAADEEQRYDVYAGGLKLGTMGMNANLANDRYAVNARVAGGGLLGALIKFDFAGRSEGRIAADGTLQPASYSGTSDDGKRERTVKFTYGSKTPRNVSFSPARTPRDYDAAPSAQSGTLDPISATLSLLRPMPVGEACGKRVEVFDGSKRSRLSVAARQPARDGLFVCNGTYSRISGFSPKLMAKQVNFPFSIFWRETNGMMEVVRFQTDTTFGTVSAIRR, from the coding sequence ATGCTGAAACGAATTCTCCAGGCTGCGGCCCTTTTGGCGGGCCTGTCCGCCGGTATCGCCCATGCGGCGGACGAGGAGCAGCGATACGATGTCTACGCGGGTGGTCTGAAACTCGGGACGATGGGGATGAATGCCAATCTGGCGAACGACCGCTATGCGGTGAACGCGCGGGTGGCTGGTGGTGGCCTGCTGGGAGCGTTGATCAAGTTCGACTTCGCGGGCCGGTCCGAGGGGCGGATCGCTGCGGATGGCACGTTGCAGCCAGCGAGTTACTCCGGCACGTCCGACGATGGCAAGCGCGAGCGGACGGTGAAGTTCACCTATGGCTCCAAGACACCGCGTAATGTCAGCTTCTCGCCGGCGCGGACGCCGCGCGACTACGATGCCGCCCCGTCGGCACAGAGCGGAACACTCGATCCGATTTCGGCGACGCTGTCGCTGCTGCGGCCGATGCCGGTGGGTGAAGCCTGTGGTAAGCGTGTGGAGGTCTTCGACGGCTCCAAACGGTCACGCCTGAGCGTGGCAGCGCGGCAACCTGCGCGGGACGGCCTGTTCGTCTGCAATGGCACCTACAGCCGCATCTCCGGCTTTTCGCCCAAGTTGATGGCGAAACAGGTGAACTTTCCGTTCTCGATCTTCTGGCGCGAGACCAACGGGATGATGGAGGTGGTGCGCTTTCAGACCGACACGACTTTCGGCACGGTTTCCGCCATCCGGCGCTGA